In Gloeocapsa sp. DLM2.Bin57, one genomic interval encodes:
- a CDS encoding biopolymer transporter Tol, whose translation MPNHRLISITKYFFSAIALVSLSLFTGCNSVNLDSTVPTLNSRYHDQDPALSGDGKLVAFVSNRDGPKRIYVYSIERQSLINLPGLNFGEAIAESPSLSYTGRYIIYISSIQGRPDLILYDRATGKSELLTRGYRNWIRNPHISPDGRYIVFETSRRGQWDLEVLDRGPFVELDLPDGIPIPSS comes from the coding sequence ATTCCCAACCACCGACTAATTTCGATTACTAAATATTTCTTTAGTGCGATTGCTCTAGTCTCTCTGTCTCTGTTCACAGGTTGTAACTCAGTTAATTTGGATTCAACTGTACCAACTCTCAATAGTCGTTATCACGACCAAGATCCAGCTTTAAGTGGTGATGGAAAATTAGTGGCTTTCGTCTCTAATCGTGATGGTCCCAAGAGAATATATGTGTATAGTATAGAACGCCAAAGCCTGATTAATCTACCTGGTCTTAACTTCGGTGAAGCGATCGCCGAGTCTCCCAGTTTAAGTTATACAGGACGTTATATAATTTATATCTCTAGTATCCAAGGACGTCCTGATTTAATACTCTACGATCGAGCTACAGGAAAATCAGAATTATTGACTAGAGGTTATCGTAATTGGATACGTAACCCTCATATTAGTCCTGATGGTCGTTATATCGTCTTTGAAACCTCACGTAGGGGTCAATGGGATTTAGAAGTACTCGATCGCGGTCCTTTTGTTGAATTAGATCTACCTGATGGTATCCCCATTCCTTCTTCTTAA
- a CDS encoding Photosystem II reaction center X protein, with translation MTPSLANFFYSLLAGALIVVIPATVGLIFISQKDKVTRS, from the coding sequence ATGACTCCTTCTTTAGCAAACTTTTTTTATAGTCTCTTAGCTGGTGCACTCATAGTGGTTATTCCTGCTACAGTTGGTCTAATCTTCATCAGTCAGAAAGATAAGGTTACACGTAGTTAA
- a CDS encoding class I SAM-dependent methyltransferase, with amino-acid sequence MSDYLECKICLFKTDSQQVTKHKIRSNVRKFRDQEFTVWRCPNCQSLHCQEMVDLDEFYVDYLMAKQKSDNFTRRIHQKRLSDLIKVGLKPTDKILDYGCSKGLFISFLQAKGYVNVFGYDAYVEEYADTSILNEKYDLIICQDVIEHFEDPRSCFTQLVNCLSEKGILVLGTPNATEINLDKAEYFLPQLHQPYHRHIFSEQALINMAASYQLKPIKLYRRWVNDTLYPFLNSRCTWTYARYLENDIDVFFEPIQKQVFLKHPQILFYAFFGYLFPPLANITLVLKVEAT; translated from the coding sequence ATGAGTGATTATTTAGAGTGTAAAATATGTTTGTTTAAAACGGATAGCCAACAGGTTACTAAACATAAAATCCGTTCTAATGTCAGAAAATTTCGCGACCAAGAATTCACGGTTTGGCGTTGTCCGAATTGCCAATCACTACACTGTCAAGAAATGGTTGATTTAGACGAATTCTATGTTGATTATCTCATGGCAAAGCAAAAGTCAGACAATTTTACTCGACGTATTCATCAAAAACGTTTGAGTGATCTAATTAAAGTAGGTTTAAAACCAACAGATAAAATTCTGGATTATGGATGTAGCAAAGGCTTATTTATCTCTTTCTTACAAGCCAAAGGTTATGTGAATGTATTTGGGTATGATGCTTATGTAGAAGAATATGCAGATACAAGTATTTTAAATGAAAAATACGATTTAATCATCTGTCAAGATGTAATTGAACATTTTGAAGATCCTCGGTCTTGTTTTACTCAATTAGTAAATTGTCTATCAGAAAAGGGTATTTTAGTCCTTGGTACTCCTAATGCTACAGAAATTAATCTAGATAAAGCAGAATATTTTTTACCACAACTACATCAACCTTATCATAGACATATTTTCTCAGAACAAGCTTTAATAAATATGGCGGCAAGTTATCAACTCAAACCCATTAAACTTTACAGGAGATGGGTAAATGATACTTTATATCCTTTTCTTAATAGCCGTTGTACTTGGACTTATGCACGTTATCTAGAAAATGACATAGACGTATTTTTTGAACCTATTCAAAAGCAAGTATTTTTGAAGCATCCCCAAATTTTATTCTATGCTTTTTTTGGTTATTTATTCCCCCCATTAGCTAATATTACCTTGGTGTTGAAGGTTGAAGCTACTTAG
- a CDS encoding S9 family peptidase: MTKIAPFGSWQSPITSDLIVAGTIGLVAIAIDDQDIYWIEARPQEQGRNVIIRYDQHRQIYTITPSPYNVRTRVHEYGGGAFTVKNGVVFFVNFSDQRIYQQSIDSNPIPLTPESTQSYADLILDSQRNRLICVCEDNHTLGVEPENSIVSIDLNSGKITTLVTGDDFYAAPRLSPDGSQLVWLSWNHPNLPWDHTILWRATVNADGSLTDITKIAGESAESICQPEWSPDGVLYFVSDRSNWWNLYRVNPGGEVECVWEMDAEFAYPHWIFAISLYGFASERDIITAYTQEGRWYLAHLDTQTKEFTTLDIPYTNIDSVKVQGERVILLAASFSEPSAIIELDWRQLTTKTIRKSTELTLDSAYISLPEAISFPTTDGLTAYGWYYPPQNPNYQAPENSLPPLIVKSHGGPTAPAGASLSLKLQYWTSRGFAVLDVNYGGSTGFGRDYRQRLLGNWGIVDVDDCVNGAKYLVQQQKADSQRLAITGGSAGGYTTLAALTFRDTFQAGASYYGVSDLEALAQDTHKFESRYLDGLIGPYPETKAIYQQRSPINFVEKLNCPVIFLQGLEDKVVPPNQAEKMVKALEAKGIPVTYITFPDEQHGFRKAENIKTALESELAFYLKVFNLGI; encoded by the coding sequence ATGACAAAAATAGCTCCATTTGGTTCTTGGCAATCTCCGATTACCTCTGATTTAATAGTAGCAGGTACAATCGGACTAGTAGCTATAGCAATTGATGATCAAGATATCTATTGGATAGAAGCGCGTCCCCAAGAACAAGGACGTAATGTTATAATTAGATATGATCAGCATCGCCAGATATATACTATTACACCTTCTCCTTATAATGTCCGTACCAGGGTACATGAATATGGGGGAGGTGCTTTTACTGTTAAGAATGGGGTGGTTTTTTTCGTTAATTTTAGCGATCAACGTATCTATCAACAATCAATCGATAGCAACCCTATACCCCTAACTCCAGAATCTACTCAAAGTTACGCGGATTTAATCCTTGATAGTCAAAGAAATCGCTTAATCTGTGTCTGTGAAGATAATCACACTCTAGGAGTTGAACCAGAAAATAGCATCGTTAGTATTGATTTAAACTCAGGTAAGATAACTACTCTAGTCACAGGAGATGATTTTTACGCAGCACCTAGATTAAGTCCTGATGGTAGTCAACTAGTTTGGTTAAGTTGGAATCATCCTAACCTACCTTGGGACCATACTATCTTATGGCGAGCTACTGTTAATGCTGATGGTAGTTTAACAGATATTACTAAAATAGCAGGAGAATCTGCTGAGTCTATCTGTCAACCTGAATGGTCACCTGATGGTGTACTCTATTTCGTGAGCGATCGCTCTAATTGGTGGAATCTCTATCGTGTTAATCCTGGTGGAGAGGTTGAGTGTGTTTGGGAAATGGACGCAGAATTTGCTTATCCCCATTGGATTTTTGCCATTTCTCTTTATGGTTTTGCTAGTGAAAGGGATATAATTACCGCTTATACTCAAGAGGGACGTTGGTATCTAGCTCATTTGGATACCCAAACTAAGGAATTTACTACCCTAGATATCCCCTATACCAATATAGACTCAGTGAAAGTCCAAGGAGAGAGAGTAATTCTGTTGGCTGCTTCTTTTAGTGAACCTAGCGCTATTATTGAGTTAGATTGGCGTCAACTAACGACTAAGACTATTCGTAAATCTACAGAGTTAACCCTTGACTCGGCTTATATTTCTCTACCTGAAGCGATATCTTTCCCTACTACTGACGGATTAACCGCTTATGGTTGGTATTATCCCCCTCAAAACCCTAATTATCAAGCTCCGGAAAATTCCCTACCACCTCTAATCGTTAAAAGTCATGGTGGTCCTACTGCACCTGCGGGAGCGAGTTTGAGTTTAAAATTACAATATTGGACTAGTCGTGGTTTTGCGGTACTTGATGTTAACTATGGTGGTAGTACTGGATTCGGGAGAGACTATCGTCAACGTTTATTAGGAAATTGGGGTATAGTTGATGTAGATGACTGTGTCAATGGTGCTAAATATCTGGTACAACAGCAAAAGGCTGATAGTCAACGTCTCGCTATCACTGGAGGAAGTGCGGGAGGATATACAACTTTAGCTGCTTTGACTTTTCGGGATACTTTTCAAGCAGGAGCAAGTTATTATGGTGTCAGTGATTTAGAAGCTTTAGCCCAAGATACCCATAAGTTTGAATCTCGCTATCTCGATGGTTTGATTGGACCATACCCAGAAACAAAAGCTATTTATCAACAGCGATCGCCCATTAACTTTGTAGAAAAACTCAATTGTCCTGTAATTTTCCTTCAGGGTTTAGAAGATAAAGTTGTTCCCCCTAATCAAGCTGAAAAAATGGTTAAAGCGTTAGAAGCTAAAGGAATACCCGTGACTTATATTACTTTTCCCGATGAACAACATGGGTTTCGCAAAGCCGAAAATATCAAAACAGCTTTAGAAAGTGAGTTAGCTTTTTATCTTAAGGTTTTTAATTTAGGTATCTAG
- a CDS encoding murein transglycosylase, producing the protein MKHKISLLGLIGLLSVYPSWVWSQTENRYHDLASILTNNNTIDSRPPLQLVEIQPLSLGIDEQLLSDRQALLTAIDHSLKYLATPTAAQVYQDYPIEEITLERVRNSLLRFQELLLQIDNPEELQIAVEREFAFYQAIGRDNQGGMLFTGYFEPIYQGSLVPTPEYPYPLYGLPQDFSQWRQPHPTRVELEGKDGLLGRQSPLAGTEIVWLRDRLEAYLVQVQGSARLELADGSIMTIGYAGRTEYPYISLGRELVKDGRFRVDELSLPVMIDYFRNSPDAMNEYIARNNRFIFFKNTKGSLPVGSINVPVTAERSIATDKTLMPPGALALIHTHIPERDSDGNWSHHRVTRYVLDQDTGGAITGPGRVDVFMGTGPEAGERAGRMSEPGTLYYLLLKEE; encoded by the coding sequence GTGAAGCACAAAATCAGTTTATTGGGTTTAATCGGCTTGTTATCAGTTTATCCTAGTTGGGTATGGTCACAAACAGAAAATAGATATCATGATTTAGCTAGTATCTTAACCAATAATAACACCATAGATTCTAGACCTCCTTTACAATTAGTAGAGATTCAACCCCTGTCTCTCGGGATAGACGAACAGTTGTTAAGCGATCGCCAAGCTTTACTTACAGCTATTGACCATAGTTTAAAATATCTAGCTACTCCTACCGCAGCACAAGTTTATCAAGATTACCCTATCGAAGAAATAACCCTAGAAAGAGTGCGCAATTCTCTATTACGCTTTCAGGAATTATTATTACAAATCGATAATCCCGAAGAGTTACAAATAGCTGTAGAGAGAGAATTTGCTTTTTATCAAGCTATAGGTAGAGATAATCAAGGAGGGATGTTATTTACGGGTTATTTTGAGCCAATTTATCAAGGGAGTCTTGTTCCCACTCCTGAGTATCCCTACCCTCTCTATGGTTTACCCCAAGATTTCTCCCAATGGCGACAACCTCACCCCACCAGAGTAGAATTAGAGGGTAAAGATGGTTTATTAGGGAGACAAAGTCCTCTCGCAGGAACAGAGATAGTCTGGTTGCGCGATCGCCTCGAAGCTTATCTGGTTCAGGTTCAGGGTTCAGCTAGACTAGAATTAGCTGATGGTTCAATCATGACTATAGGTTATGCAGGTCGCACAGAGTACCCCTATATTAGTCTCGGCAGAGAATTAGTCAAAGATGGTCGCTTTAGGGTAGATGAATTAAGTTTACCTGTAATGATTGATTATTTTCGTAACTCTCCTGATGCTATGAATGAATATATAGCCCGCAATAATCGTTTTATCTTCTTTAAAAATACTAAAGGCTCACTTCCTGTAGGTAGTATAAATGTACCAGTCACTGCTGAACGTTCTATCGCTACAGATAAAACACTCATGCCACCTGGTGCTTTAGCTTTGATTCATACTCATATACCTGAACGTGACTCAGATGGTAACTGGTCTCATCACCGCGTAACCCGATATGTTTTAGATCAGGATACAGGAGGAGCGATAACAGGTCCAGGAAGGGTAGATGTTTTTATGGGAACAGGTCCTGAAGCGGGAGAAAGAGCAGGGAGAATGAGTGAACCTGGTACTCTCTATTATCTTTTACTCAAAGAAGAGTAA
- a CDS encoding glycogen-debranching protein, which yields MNKAQIGYQHPLEGEYAPIEEFKWQKATYPLGAHYLGDDVTFAVYSKNATRILLEIYQKATGEEAKYDYWLHKNPVDNIWRAHIKGIPPGTFYAFRCWGPNWQYDPNWRRGNSNIGFEQDVDSQGNRFNPNKVLYDPYTREISHDRKASAMYATGGLIYNGVISREYDTGKWSPKGVILAPEHSSTGKRPYLPPEKAAIYETHLKGLTMHPSASNLETILKGIPGYEEVVNVPVEKRGTYAGAAYLAKYLKALGLTTIEFLPVQETPAEGNYWGYMTFGYFAPVRRYAYDQSPGGPTREFKEMVKAFHEEGIEVYLDVVYNHTGEGGNWGHLDITGFASFGGFDAVEYYQQTNEYYLVDGATGCGNQLNFSSQITRNLVIDSLTYWLTEMGVDGFRFDLATVLGRTPNAFERENWQEQKRFFQQHPLLLDIKELGDKYQAEMIAEAWDIWGYEVGNFPSGWGEWNGNYRDTVRKFCRGDGNTLDFIDTLNGDYRLFNDNGGPQRSIDFIVAHDGFTLMDVVSYNQKNNQLSYPFGPSDGGCDQNYSSDCDGDRSLRRQRLRNFWTLLFFSRGVPMVVWGDEFGRTQNGNNNPYNIDSVATWNNYNMINTNQPNSVATGFDGIGYHDNFGTANSSKDCNPLFRFVTYVANLRKQHVGLKQHQYGDMLLDFGKDVSYIFTKCDGVSSLNNGDRCLILRIDGSEVGDHDFLLLINMFSEAINFTVPYTQGQWRCIIDTAAWAESEYNYWSLAQAQVISMNYWVQGFSVVVLEEIL from the coding sequence ATGAATAAAGCTCAAATTGGCTATCAACATCCTCTAGAGGGAGAATATGCACCGATTGAGGAGTTTAAGTGGCAAAAAGCCACTTACCCCCTAGGAGCACATTATTTGGGCGATGATGTGACTTTTGCAGTTTACTCGAAAAACGCCACCAGAATTTTACTAGAAATTTACCAGAAAGCTACAGGAGAAGAAGCCAAATACGACTATTGGTTACACAAAAACCCTGTTGATAACATATGGCGTGCTCATATTAAGGGAATACCTCCTGGGACTTTTTATGCTTTTCGTTGCTGGGGACCAAATTGGCAATATGATCCTAATTGGCGTAGGGGTAATAGTAATATTGGCTTTGAACAAGACGTAGATAGTCAAGGAAATCGCTTTAACCCTAACAAAGTACTCTATGATCCTTATACTAGGGAAATCTCCCACGATCGCAAAGCTTCAGCAATGTACGCCACAGGAGGGTTAATTTACAATGGGGTTATCTCTAGAGAGTACGATACGGGGAAATGGTCACCTAAAGGGGTTATTTTAGCACCTGAGCACAGTTCTACAGGCAAAAGACCCTATTTACCACCAGAAAAAGCGGCTATCTATGAAACTCATCTCAAAGGCTTAACTATGCACCCTTCGGCGAGTAATCTAGAAACCATTTTAAAAGGTATTCCAGGTTATGAAGAGGTAGTTAATGTACCAGTAGAAAAAAGGGGAACTTATGCTGGTGCAGCTTATCTGGCTAAATATCTCAAAGCTTTGGGCTTAACTACTATTGAATTTTTACCCGTACAAGAAACTCCAGCTGAGGGAAATTATTGGGGTTATATGACTTTTGGTTATTTTGCTCCTGTGCGGCGTTATGCTTATGATCAATCTCCTGGTGGACCAACTAGAGAGTTTAAAGAAATGGTCAAAGCTTTTCACGAAGAAGGAATAGAAGTTTATTTAGATGTTGTCTATAACCATACGGGAGAAGGGGGTAATTGGGGACATTTAGATATCACGGGTTTTGCTAGTTTTGGTGGTTTTGATGCGGTCGAATATTATCAACAAACTAACGAATATTATCTAGTAGATGGTGCGACAGGTTGTGGTAATCAGCTTAATTTTTCTTCTCAAATAACTAGAAATCTAGTGATTGATTCTCTCACCTATTGGCTGACAGAAATGGGTGTAGATGGTTTTCGCTTCGATTTAGCTACGGTATTGGGGAGAACTCCTAATGCTTTTGAAAGGGAAAATTGGCAAGAACAGAAACGCTTTTTTCAACAACACCCCCTACTGTTAGATATTAAAGAATTAGGAGACAAATATCAAGCAGAAATGATCGCTGAAGCTTGGGATATTTGGGGTTATGAAGTGGGTAATTTTCCTTCAGGTTGGGGAGAATGGAATGGTAATTATCGCGATACAGTGCGCAAGTTTTGTCGGGGTGATGGGAATACCCTAGATTTTATTGACACCCTCAACGGTGATTATCGTCTATTTAATGATAATGGTGGGCCGCAACGTTCCATTGATTTTATCGTAGCTCATGATGGTTTTACTCTGATGGATGTGGTTAGTTATAACCAGAAAAATAACCAATTATCCTACCCTTTTGGTCCTTCAGATGGAGGTTGTGATCAGAATTATTCCTCGGATTGTGATGGCGATCGCTCTCTACGCAGACAAAGGTTACGCAATTTTTGGACGCTGTTATTTTTCTCTCGGGGTGTACCAATGGTGGTGTGGGGTGATGAATTCGGGAGAACTCAAAATGGTAATAATAATCCCTATAATATTGATTCTGTCGCTACCTGGAATAATTATAATATGATTAATACTAATCAACCTAATTCTGTAGCTACAGGATTTGATGGTATTGGTTATCACGATAATTTCGGTACTGCTAATAGTAGTAAAGATTGTAACCCTTTATTTCGTTTTGTTACCTATGTCGCTAATCTACGTAAACAACACGTAGGTTTAAAACAGCATCAGTATGGGGATATGTTGTTAGATTTTGGTAAGGATGTATCTTATATATTCACTAAATGTGATGGAGTAAGTTCCTTAAATAATGGCGATCGCTGTTTGATTTTGCGTATCGATGGTAGCGAAGTAGGAGACCATGATTTTCTACTATTAATCAATATGTTTTCTGAAGCAATTAATTTTACTGTTCCTTATACTCAGGGTCAATGGCGTTGTATCATAGATACAGCAGCTTGGGCTGAGTCTGAATATAACTATTGGTCTTTAGCACAAGCTCAAGTAATCTCGATGAATTATTGGGTACAAGGTTTCTCGGTGGTAGTGTTAGAGGAAATATTGTAA
- a CDS encoding Tol biopolymer transporter periplasmic protein yields the protein MCSVCLTSCATYPRYLNFPFDASGRSLNSTRSELTPQITAKYIVFASDRNGSQDIYLYDIRSRSLVNLPGLNALNEIASDPSISEDGRYLVYSASVQGRVNIYLYDRDTQQRRNLSSQIPGEVRNPTISANGEVIAFEIGTNGQWDIYLCDRQGNPI from the coding sequence TTGTGCAGTGTCTGTCTAACTAGTTGCGCTACATATCCCCGCTATCTGAATTTTCCCTTTGATGCTAGCGGGCGATCGCTCAATAGCACTCGTTCTGAATTAACTCCACAAATTACAGCTAAATACATTGTTTTCGCTTCCGATCGCAATGGCTCTCAAGATATCTATCTCTACGACATCAGAAGCCGGAGTTTAGTCAATTTACCTGGTTTAAACGCTCTCAACGAAATAGCCTCAGATCCCTCTATCTCAGAAGATGGACGTTATCTAGTTTATAGCGCTAGTGTTCAGGGAAGAGTTAATATTTATTTATACGATCGCGATACTCAACAAAGACGCAATCTCTCTAGTCAAATCCCAGGAGAAGTCCGCAACCCCACCATTAGCGCCAACGGCGAAGTCATCGCTTTTGAAATAGGCACTAATGGGCAATGGGATATCTATTTATGCGATCGTCAGGGTAATCCAATTTAA